The genomic segment GGCCATCAGCGAGGCCGCGGTGATGAAGGCCACGAACTCGCCGGCGGTCATGTCGTCGAGCAGCGCCGGTGACATCGCCAGCCACACCAGCAGCGCCAGCGACAGCGCGATCAGCAGCTGGATCACCGGGGTGCTGATCGCCTTGGTCAGCGCCTCTTTCATGCTCTGCTGGCGGTTGTATTCGCTGGCCTCGGCGAAGCGCGCCTTCTCGAAGGTCTCGGCGCCGTGGGTACGCACCACGCGATAGCCGGACAGTGCCTCCGAGGCCACGTGGGTGACATCGCCCATGGAGTGCTGGATACGTTGCGAAATGCGCCGGAAGCGCTTGCTGGCGTAGTTGACCACGCCGCCAATCACCGGCGTTACCGCCAGAAACAGCAGCGTCAGCATCCAGTTGGTCCACATCAGATAGCTGATCAGCCCCACCACGAACAGCCCTTCCCTGAGCAGAATGGTGATGGCATTGGTGGCCGCGCCGGTGACCTGTTCGACGTGATAGGTGACCCGCGAGATCAGGTGGCCGCTGGAGTGAGAATCGAAAAAACGCCCCGGCAGATGCAGCATATGATTGAACACGTTGCAGCGCAGCGCATGGACCACGTTACGGGCGACATTGCTCATGAAATAGGTGCCGAGGAAGGTCCCCACCCCGCGCGCGGCGAACATCCCCACCACGAACAGCGGCAGGAACAGCCGGAAGGCGGCATCGGGATTCTGGATGCCATCGATCAGGCGCTTCATCATCTCGGCAAGCGCAGTGCTCGAGGCGGCGTAGATGGCGTAGCCGACCACCGCCACGGCGAACGACTTCCAGTGCGGTTTGACGTAGCCCAGCAGCTGTTTGTAGAGGGTCCAGCCGGATTGTTGCGTCACGGTGTCTCCACGGGTGTCGATGAGTCATGGTCGTCGCGGGTGGCGATACGAATCTGCTGAATGCCCTGCGCACCGGCGCGGTCGAGCGCCGTGACCACGGCGCCATGGCTGCTGTGCCGGTCTGCCTCGACGATCAGCCCATGCTGGCGGGCCGCCTCGGCGACCTCGGCCAGCGCCACCGCCAGTCCACTGGCGTCGAGCCGTCGCTCGCCGAGGCGATACTCCCCCTCCCGGGTGACCACCAGGGTGACCGGCGAGGCCTCCAGCGGCGCGCCGCTGTCACTGTGGGGCAGCTCCAGCTCCAGTGCCTGACGGGTCTCGAAGGTGGTCGAGACCATGAAGAAGATCAGCAGCAGGAATACCACGTCGATCAAGGGGGTCAGGTTGACCTCCACCGGCGCACGACGGTGACGCACGAACTTCATGATGCTGCCCCGGAGGCCTCGGCGGCGGGCTGTTCGGCCAGCGCGATGGCGCCCTGATGGTGTGCCAGGAATTCCACCAGCAGCCCGGCCTGCTCCTCCATGCGCACGGTGATGTCCTCGACCCGGCGCTGGAAATAGCGATGGAACATCAGCGCAGGAATCGCCACCGTCAGCCCTGCCGCCGTGGTCACCAGCGCCTGGGAGATACCGCCGGCCAGGTCGGCGCTGCGCTCCGCACCGCCGGCGCTGACGATCACCGCGAACACCTCGATCATCCCCAGCACCGTGCCCAGCAGCCCGATCAGTGGGGTAATCGCCGCGATGGTGCCCAGCGGGCTGAGAAAGCGTTCCATGTCATGGATCACCGCCGTTGCCGCTTCCTGGAGCCGCCCGCGCACCTGCTCATGGCCCAGCCGCGCATTGCGCAGCCCGGCGGCCAGCACCCCACCCAGCGGCGAGTGGCTCTCCAACCAGTAGAGATTGACGGGCCCCTGGCGAATCAGGGTACACACCTCCTGGCCGAGCCCCAGCGGCGCGATACGCCGCGCGCGCAGGGTCCACAGCCGCTCGATGACGATCACCGTTGCCACCAGCGAACAGCCGAGCAGCGGCAGCATCAGCCAGCCACCGGCGACCAGGGCGTCGAGCAGATCCATAGCGGCACTCCTAATGCGCATCGGGTGGCGCTGATTCTACCCCATGACACCGGTCCCCGACACCGCCACGCCACGCCGCCAGGTCGCGCATCGGCTCGCCGCTTGGCGGCGACGCATCGCCCAGCCGCCAACTCACTGCGCCGTCGAGGGCGGTATTCCATAGGCAGCGACCGCGCAGCCGCCGCACCACCTCTTCATTGGGGTGCCCGTAAGGGTTGTCACGCCCGGCGCTGAACACCACCTGCCGTGGATCGAGCAGCGCGACCAGCTGCGGCCCGGTACTGGTGTGGCTGCCATGATGACCGGCCACCAGCAGCGTCAGCGGCGCCTCGATCTCGAGCAGGAAGAAACGCTCTACCTGACGCCCCACGTCACCGGTGATCAGTACGCGCTGGGTCCCGGCCTCGACCAGCAGCACGCAGGAACGGTCGTTGCTCGACCACTCGGCGTTATCCCCGGGCGGCGGCCACAGCACGCGAAACGTCACCTCGTCCCACTGCCACGACTGTCCGGCATGACAGGGTGCGAAGGGGACCCCGATCTGCTCGCCACGCGGTGCCATGAACTGCCCCACCTCGTGTGCCGCCAGCGCCGGGACGCCACCCGCATGGTCGAGATCGTCATGGCTGACGATGACACGCGCGAAACGCTGCGGCCGGGACCACAGGTCGGCCAACGGCATGAACCCTGAGCGAAAGCGCGGCCCGGTATCGTAGAGCAGCCTGTGGTTGGCGGTACGCAGGTCGACTAGCTGGCCCTGGCCGACATCGTGTACCCGTACCTCCAGCACGCCCGGCGGCATGCTCGGCGCTGACAGCGAGAGCGGCACCAGTCCCAGTGCCAGGCTCGCCGCCAGACGCAGCCGGCGAGGCAAGCCGGGCAGCGCCCAACAGATCGTCAGCAGGATCAAGGCGAGCACCAGCGGCCAGCGCTGCCAGGGCGCCGGTGTCCACGCCGGCAGCCAGCTCATGGCCACGCCGAGCAGGCCATTCAGCGCCTCGGCGAACTGCCCAAACAGCCACCAGCACAGCGCCGAGAGCGGCGGCATCCAGGCCAGCAGCCAGCCGAGCAGCCCCAGCGGCACCATCAGCGAACTGACCAGTGGTACCGCCAGCAGGTTGATCAGCGGTGCGGCGGGCGCCAGCCTGTCGAAGGCCGTGAGTACGGCCGCCGCCATCAGCGGTGCCAGCAGCAGCTGGGTGCGCAGCAGCGCCCACAGCCAACCGCGCACCCCACGCGGGCGCCGACGCCCCTGCCAGATCACGATCAGCAGCGCCACGGCAACGAAGGAGAGCCACAGCCCGGGGCGCCACAGGGCGATGGGGTCGAGCAGCAGCACCATGCCCAGCGCCAGCCACCAGGCCTGCCAGGGACCAGGGGCGTGGCGCCCGCTGGCCACCCAAAGCCCGACCAGGGTCATCAGCATGGCGCGCTGGGCCGGCGGCGCGAAACCGGCCAGCATGGCATAGCCCACGGCGGCCGCCCCGGCCAGCCACCACGGCCAGGTCGCCAGCCGCCAGCGGGTGGGCGTGGCGAGCCGCGCAATGCCGCGTCCCAGCAGCAGGGTGAAGGCGGCGACCAGGCCCACGTGCAGGCCCGAGATCACCACCAGGTGGGTGGTGCCGGTGGCATTGAGTCGCGCCCAGTCGTCCTGGTCGAGACGCTCACCGGCGCCCAGGGTCAAGGCCGCCAGCCAGCGCCTGGCAACGCCCTCCTCCAGGCGCCGATCGAGGAACTCGAGGCCGCGCTGAGCGGGCTGCGGCGGCGGAGTGGATAGCCGCACCGGTTCGGGGTCACGCCGCACATAGCCGGTGGCGTCGATCCGTTCGCGCCACAGCCAGGCGGCATAGTCGAAGGTGTGGGGATTGGCGAAACCGGTCGGCGGGCGCAGCCGCACCGCCAACTGCCAGCGCTCGCCAGGGCGCATCTCGGGGGCTTGCCCCTCGGCGTCGAACAGCGTCAGGCGCACCCGGCGCAGGTCGTCACAGCCTGGACGCGGGGCGAGCGCGGGCTGGCATGCCTCCACCGCCACCAGCAGCCGCGTCAGCTCGCCCTGGGGATCGACCTGCAGCAGCCGTCCCTGCAGCTGCAGGTCGGCGCGCGACAGCCCCTGGGGCAAGCTCGCAGTGGTCGCCTGCAGCACCGGCCAGGCGGCCAGGGCTACTACCCCCAGCAGCGCTAGCCGGCGCCAGTGCCGCCAGGCCAGCAGCCCCAGCAGCAAACCGGCCTCGGCGAGGCCGGAGGGGGCCAGCCGGCCGACGGCGATTCCGAGTAGTGCCGCCAGCGCCAGCGGCAGCGCCCATCCCATGCGCATCGCGTATCACGTCCGTGTGTTGCCGCCTGCGTCGACGCCGCAAATAAGCGGCTGTGATCGTGGCGGGCCATGAGCCTAGTATGGATAATAGCTGACTTCGAGCCACCCCAGCGCCACCACGAGCCCACCATGCCGCGCCGACTGCTACAGCGCTACATGCCCCACCCCGACACCCTCAAGCGCAAGCGCTCACTGCGCTTCATGGGGCGCCTGATCGGCGATCCTTCGCTGTGGGTGCTATCACGACGCAGCGTGGCCAACGCCTTCATGGTGGGGTTGTTCAGCGCGCTGCTGCCGATCCCTTTTCAGATGGTGGTGGCCGCCTTCGGCGCCTGGCTGCTGCGCTGCAACCTGCCGCTCTCGGTGGGACTGGTGTGGATCACCAATCCGCTGACCATGCCGCTGATCTTCTACGGCAACTACCGGGTTGGCGCCTGGCTGCTCGACACCCCGGCCCGGGAAGCACCGACCCGGCTATCAACGCGCTGGATCGCCGAACAGATGGTCGACATCATGCCGATCCTGGTGGTGGGGTCGCTGGTCTCGGCGGTGGTGATAGGGCTGGCCGCCAATCTGGTCATTCGCCTGATCTGGCGCTGGCAGGTGTCACGCAGCTGGCGCCGCCGGCGCTTACGCCGGCGGCGCCGTCAACGTGACGGCGAGGA from the Halomonas sp. 1513 genome contains:
- a CDS encoding lipid A export permease/ATP-binding protein MsbA, producing the protein MTQQSGWTLYKQLLGYVKPHWKSFAVAVVGYAIYAASSTALAEMMKRLIDGIQNPDAAFRLFLPLFVVGMFAARGVGTFLGTYFMSNVARNVVHALRCNVFNHMLHLPGRFFDSHSSGHLISRVTYHVEQVTGAATNAITILLREGLFVVGLISYLMWTNWMLTLLFLAVTPVIGGVVNYASKRFRRISQRIQHSMGDVTHVASEALSGYRVVRTHGAETFEKARFAEASEYNRQQSMKEALTKAISTPVIQLLIALSLALLVWLAMSPALLDDMTAGEFVAFITAASLMAKPVRQLTEINSEIQKGIAASGELFQLLDEPAEEDSGERLPQRLVGDVTLRNVHFRYADDQPEVIKGIDLEVKAGEMIAIVGRSGSGKSTLVSLLPRFYRPSEGEVLIDGIAVEQYQLSPLRRQIAIVSQQVTLFNASVAANIAYGMPDADPAAIEAAARAAYAHEFIAQLPNGYATVIGDNGVMLSGGQRQRLAIARAIFKDAPLLILDEATSALDSESERYIQRALETVCRGRTTFVIAHRLSTIERADRILVMEQGQVVEQGSHRELLARDGAYAALHRLQFQESALP
- a CDS encoding ATP-binding protein — protein: MPRRLLQRYMPHPDTLKRKRSLRFMGRLIGDPSLWVLSRRSVANAFMVGLFSALLPIPFQMVVAAFGAWLLRCNLPLSVGLVWITNPLTMPLIFYGNYRVGAWLLDTPAREAPTRLSTRWIAEQMVDIMPILVVGSLVSAVVIGLAANLVIRLIWRWQVSRSWRRRRLRRRRRQRDGEEC
- a CDS encoding biopolymer transporter ExbB — protein: MDLLDALVAGGWLMLPLLGCSLVATVIVIERLWTLRARRIAPLGLGQEVCTLIRQGPVNLYWLESHSPLGGVLAAGLRNARLGHEQVRGRLQEAATAVIHDMERFLSPLGTIAAITPLIGLLGTVLGMIEVFAVIVSAGGAERSADLAGGISQALVTTAAGLTVAIPALMFHRYFQRRVEDITVRMEEQAGLLVEFLAHHQGAIALAEQPAAEASGAAS
- a CDS encoding DNA internalization-related competence protein ComEC/Rec2, translating into MRMGWALPLALAALLGIAVGRLAPSGLAEAGLLLGLLAWRHWRRLALLGVVALAAWPVLQATTASLPQGLSRADLQLQGRLLQVDPQGELTRLLVAVEACQPALAPRPGCDDLRRVRLTLFDAEGQAPEMRPGERWQLAVRLRPPTGFANPHTFDYAAWLWRERIDATGYVRRDPEPVRLSTPPPQPAQRGLEFLDRRLEEGVARRWLAALTLGAGERLDQDDWARLNATGTTHLVVISGLHVGLVAAFTLLLGRGIARLATPTRWRLATWPWWLAGAAAVGYAMLAGFAPPAQRAMLMTLVGLWVASGRHAPGPWQAWWLALGMVLLLDPIALWRPGLWLSFVAVALLIVIWQGRRRPRGVRGWLWALLRTQLLLAPLMAAAVLTAFDRLAPAAPLINLLAVPLVSSLMVPLGLLGWLLAWMPPLSALCWWLFGQFAEALNGLLGVAMSWLPAWTPAPWQRWPLVLALILLTICWALPGLPRRLRLAASLALGLVPLSLSAPSMPPGVLEVRVHDVGQGQLVDLRTANHRLLYDTGPRFRSGFMPLADLWSRPQRFARVIVSHDDLDHAGGVPALAAHEVGQFMAPRGEQIGVPFAPCHAGQSWQWDEVTFRVLWPPPGDNAEWSSNDRSCVLLVEAGTQRVLITGDVGRQVERFFLLEIEAPLTLLVAGHHGSHTSTGPQLVALLDPRQVVFSAGRDNPYGHPNEEVVRRLRGRCLWNTALDGAVSWRLGDASPPSGEPMRDLAAWRGGVGDRCHGVESAPPDAH
- a CDS encoding biopolymer transporter ExbD, coding for MKFVRHRRAPVEVNLTPLIDVVFLLLIFFMVSTTFETRQALELELPHSDSGAPLEASPVTLVVTREGEYRLGERRLDASGLAVALAEVAEAARQHGLIVEADRHSSHGAVVTALDRAGAQGIQQIRIATRDDHDSSTPVETP